Proteins from a single region of Streptomyces glaucescens:
- the uvrA gene encoding excinuclease ABC subunit UvrA: MADRLIVRGAREHNLKNVSLDLPRDSLIVFTGLSGSGKSSLAFDTIFAEGQRRYVESLSSYARQFLGQMDKPDVDFIEGLSPAVSIDQKSTSRNPRSTVGTITEVYDYLRLLFARIGKPHCPECGRPISRQSPQAIVDKVLELPEGSRFQVLSPLVRERKGEFVDLFADLQTKGYSRARVDGETIQLSSPPTLKKQEKHTIEVVIDRLTVKDSAKRRLTDSVETALGLSGGMVVLDFVDLPEDDPERERMYSEHLYCAYDDLSFEELEPRSFSFNSPFGACPECTGIGTRMEVDPELIVPDPDKSLDEGAIHPWSHGHTKDYFSRLIGALADALGFRTDIPFAGLPQRAKKALLYGHRTQIEVRYRNRYGRERVYTTPFEGAVPFVKRRHSEAESDASRERFEGYMREVPCPTCEGTRLKPIVLAVTIMGKSIAEVSAMSISDCADFLGELKLSARDKKIAERVLKEVNERLRFLVDVGLDYLSLNRAAGTLSGGEAQRIRLATQIGSGLVGVLYVLDEPSIGLHQRDNHRLIETLVRLRDMGNTLIVVEHDEDTIKVADWIVDIGPGAGEHGGKVVHSGSLKELLANTESQTGQYLSGKKSIPLPDVRRPIDPSRQLTVHGARENNLQDIDVSFPLGVFTAVTGVSGSGKSTLVNDILYTHLARELNGARTVPGRHTRVEGDDLVDKVVHVDQSPIGRTPRSNPATYTGVFDHIRKLFAETTEAKVRGYLPGRFSFNVKGGRCENCAGDGTIKIEMNFLPDVYVPCEVCHGARYNRETLEVHYKGKSIAEVLNMPIEEAMHFFEAVPAINRHLKTLHDVGLGYVRLGQSATTLSGGEAQRVKLASELQKRSTGRTVYVLDEPTTGLHFEDISKLLKVLSGLVDKGNTVIVIEHNLDVIKTADWLVDMGPEGGAGGGLVVAEGTPEQVAAVPASHTGKFLRDILGADRISDAEPVRTSARKTAAKATARKTAAKGADGAATAKAATKKAAPAKKTTRARKA, encoded by the coding sequence GTGGCCGACCGTCTCATCGTCCGTGGCGCGCGCGAGCACAACCTGAAGAACGTCTCGCTCGATCTGCCCCGGGACTCGCTCATCGTCTTCACGGGCCTGTCCGGGTCGGGCAAGTCCTCCCTGGCCTTCGACACGATCTTCGCCGAGGGCCAGCGGCGCTACGTGGAATCGCTCTCCTCGTACGCCCGCCAGTTCCTCGGCCAGATGGACAAGCCGGACGTCGACTTCATCGAAGGTCTGTCCCCGGCGGTCTCCATCGACCAGAAGTCGACCTCGCGCAACCCGCGCTCGACGGTCGGAACCATCACCGAGGTCTACGACTACCTGCGCCTGCTCTTCGCGCGCATCGGCAAGCCGCACTGCCCCGAGTGCGGCCGCCCGATCTCGCGCCAGTCGCCGCAGGCCATCGTGGACAAGGTCCTGGAGCTGCCGGAGGGGAGCCGCTTCCAGGTGCTCTCGCCGCTGGTGCGCGAGCGCAAGGGCGAGTTCGTCGACCTCTTCGCCGACCTCCAGACCAAGGGCTACTCCCGCGCGCGGGTCGACGGCGAGACGATCCAGCTGTCCAGCCCGCCCACCCTGAAGAAGCAGGAGAAGCACACCATCGAGGTGGTCATCGACCGCCTCACGGTGAAGGACTCCGCCAAGCGCCGGCTCACCGACTCCGTGGAGACCGCCCTCGGCCTGTCCGGCGGCATGGTCGTGCTCGACTTCGTCGACCTCCCCGAGGACGACCCCGAGCGCGAGCGGATGTACTCGGAGCACCTGTACTGCGCGTACGACGACCTGTCCTTCGAGGAGCTGGAGCCCCGCTCCTTCTCCTTCAACTCGCCCTTCGGCGCCTGCCCCGAGTGCACCGGCATCGGCACCCGCATGGAGGTCGACCCGGAGCTGATCGTCCCGGACCCGGACAAGTCCCTGGACGAGGGCGCCATCCACCCCTGGTCGCACGGCCACACCAAGGACTACTTCAGCCGGCTGATCGGCGCCCTCGCCGACGCGCTCGGCTTCCGCACCGACATCCCGTTCGCGGGCCTGCCGCAGCGCGCGAAGAAGGCCCTGCTGTACGGCCACCGGACGCAGATCGAGGTCCGCTACCGCAACCGCTACGGCCGCGAGCGGGTGTACACCACGCCGTTCGAGGGCGCCGTGCCGTTCGTCAAGCGCCGGCACAGCGAGGCCGAGTCGGACGCCAGCCGGGAGCGCTTCGAGGGCTACATGCGCGAAGTGCCCTGCCCCACCTGTGAGGGCACGCGCCTGAAGCCGATCGTGCTTGCGGTCACGATCATGGGGAAGTCGATCGCCGAGGTCTCCGCGATGTCGATCAGCGACTGCGCGGACTTCCTGGGCGAGCTGAAGCTCAGCGCCCGCGACAAGAAGATCGCCGAACGGGTGCTGAAGGAGGTCAACGAGCGGCTGCGGTTCCTGGTCGACGTCGGCCTGGACTACCTCTCGCTGAACCGCGCGGCCGGCACCCTCTCCGGCGGCGAGGCCCAGCGCATCCGCCTGGCCACCCAGATCGGCTCCGGCCTCGTCGGCGTGCTCTACGTCCTCGACGAGCCGTCCATCGGCCTGCACCAGCGCGACAACCACCGGCTGATCGAGACCCTGGTCCGGCTGCGCGACATGGGCAACACGCTCATCGTCGTCGAGCACGACGAGGACACCATCAAGGTCGCCGACTGGATCGTCGACATCGGCCCCGGCGCCGGCGAGCACGGCGGCAAGGTCGTGCACAGCGGCTCCCTGAAGGAACTGCTCGCCAACACCGAGTCGCAGACCGGCCAGTACCTGTCGGGCAAGAAGTCCATCCCGCTGCCGGACGTCCGGCGCCCGATCGACCCGTCCCGGCAGCTCACCGTGCACGGTGCCCGGGAGAACAACCTCCAGGACATCGACGTCTCGTTCCCGCTGGGCGTCTTCACCGCGGTCACCGGCGTCTCCGGCTCCGGCAAGTCGACCCTGGTGAACGACATCCTCTACACCCACCTGGCCCGCGAGCTGAACGGCGCGCGGACCGTCCCCGGGCGGCACACGCGCGTGGAGGGCGACGACCTCGTCGACAAGGTGGTGCACGTCGACCAGTCGCCCATCGGCCGCACCCCGCGCTCGAACCCGGCGACGTACACCGGCGTCTTCGACCACATCCGCAAGCTGTTCGCCGAGACCACCGAGGCGAAGGTCCGCGGCTACCTGCCCGGCCGCTTCTCCTTCAACGTCAAGGGCGGCCGCTGCGAGAACTGCGCGGGCGACGGCACCATCAAGATCGAGATGAACTTCCTCCCGGACGTGTACGTCCCGTGCGAGGTCTGCCACGGCGCCCGGTACAACCGGGAGACCCTGGAGGTCCACTACAAGGGCAAGTCCATCGCCGAGGTCCTGAACATGCCGATCGAGGAGGCGATGCACTTCTTCGAGGCGGTCCCCGCGATCAACCGCCACCTGAAGACGCTGCACGACGTCGGCCTCGGCTACGTCCGGCTCGGCCAGTCCGCGACCACCCTGTCCGGCGGCGAGGCCCAGCGCGTCAAGCTCGCCAGCGAGCTCCAGAAGCGCTCCACCGGCCGCACCGTCTACGTCCTGGACGAGCCGACCACCGGTCTGCACTTCGAGGACATCAGCAAGCTGCTGAAGGTCTTGTCCGGCCTGGTCGACAAGGGCAACACGGTGATCGTCATCGAGCACAACCTCGATGTGATCAAGACCGCCGACTGGCTCGTCGACATGGGTCCCGAGGGTGGCGCGGGCGGCGGCCTCGTCGTCGCCGAGGGCACGCCCGAACAGGTCGCGGCGGTCCCCGCCAGCCACACCGGCAAGTTCCTGCGGGACATCCTCGGCGCCGACCGGATCAGCGACGCCGAACCGGTCCGGACCTCCGCGCGGAAGACGGCCGCCAAGGCCACGGCCAGGAAGACGGCCGCCAAGGGCGCCGACGGCGCGGCCACCGCGAAGGCCGCCACCAAGAAGGCGGCGCCCGCGAAGAAGACGACGCGGGCCCGCAAGGCCTGA
- a CDS encoding maleylpyruvate isomerase family mycothiol-dependent enzyme: MIDHVRDLASVQEATDRLLSAAAKLDNADVTQPSRLPGWSRGHVLAHLARNADALVNVLEGRPMYASAEARDADIERDAPRPLAEQLTDVRASGERFQEAGAAPADWSRTVELRNGVTDTASRVPFRRWVEVELHHVDLGVGYELEDLPAEFTEREIGFLADRFAGHPDVPPTRLTDGTRAWRTGRDADAPEVTVRGPRADLLGWLAGRRDGSALTVEGGPLPALPPL; encoded by the coding sequence ATGATTGATCACGTGCGTGACCTGGCGTCTGTACAGGAGGCGACCGATCGGCTGCTGAGCGCAGCCGCCAAGCTGGACAACGCGGACGTGACGCAACCGTCACGGCTGCCGGGCTGGAGCCGCGGCCATGTCCTCGCCCATCTCGCCCGCAACGCGGACGCCCTCGTGAACGTCCTGGAGGGGCGTCCGATGTACGCCTCCGCCGAGGCCCGGGACGCCGACATCGAGCGGGACGCCCCGCGCCCCCTCGCGGAGCAGCTCACCGACGTCCGCGCGAGCGGTGAGCGGTTCCAGGAGGCGGGGGCGGCGCCCGCGGACTGGTCGCGGACCGTGGAGCTGCGCAACGGCGTCACCGACACCGCGTCCCGGGTGCCGTTCCGGCGGTGGGTGGAGGTCGAGCTGCACCACGTGGACCTGGGCGTCGGATACGAGCTGGAGGATCTGCCGGCGGAGTTCACCGAGCGGGAGATCGGCTTCCTCGCCGACCGGTTCGCCGGGCACCCGGACGTCCCGCCGACCCGGCTGACGGACGGCACGCGCGCGTGGCGCACCGGCCGGGACGCGGACGCCCCCGAGGTCACCGTGCGGGGCCCGCGAGCCGATCTGCTGGGCTGGCTGGCCGGCCGGCGCGACGGTTCGGCGCTGACGGTGGAGGGCGGTCCGCTGCCCGCCCTGCCCCCGCTGTGA
- a CDS encoding MBL fold metallo-hydrolase has protein sequence MTYSGQVTVGGPADVHELKDLMITKIAVGPMDNNAYLLRCRATDEQLLIDAANEAQTLLGMIGDDGIASVVTTHRHGDHWQALAEVVAATGARTYAGRDDAEGIPVPTDVLVDDGDVIRVGQVELTARHLVGHTAGSIALVYDDPHGHPHVFTGDCLFPGGVGNTHKDPEAFASLIHDVETKLFAVLPDETWVYPGHGDDTTLGAERPHLPEWHRRGW, from the coding sequence ATGACGTACAGCGGACAGGTGACGGTCGGCGGCCCGGCGGACGTGCACGAGCTCAAGGACCTGATGATCACGAAGATCGCGGTCGGCCCGATGGACAACAACGCCTATCTGCTGCGTTGCCGGGCCACCGACGAGCAGCTGCTGATCGACGCGGCCAACGAGGCACAGACCCTGCTGGGCATGATCGGTGACGACGGCATCGCCTCCGTCGTCACCACCCACCGGCACGGGGACCACTGGCAGGCTCTCGCCGAGGTCGTCGCCGCCACCGGGGCCCGCACGTACGCGGGCCGGGACGACGCCGAGGGCATCCCCGTGCCGACCGACGTCCTGGTCGACGACGGGGACGTCATCCGGGTGGGACAGGTGGAGCTGACCGCGCGCCACCTCGTGGGCCACACAGCCGGCTCGATCGCGCTCGTCTACGACGACCCGCACGGCCACCCCCATGTGTTCACGGGCGACTGCCTCTTCCCGGGCGGCGTGGGGAACACGCACAAGGACCCGGAGGCGTTCGCCAGCCTCATCCACGACGTGGAGACGAAGCTCTTCGCCGTCCTCCCGGACGAGACCTGGGTCTATCCGGGGCACGGCGACGACACCACGCTGGGCGCGGAGCGTCCCCACCTGCCGGAGTGGCACCGGCGCGGGTGGTGA
- a CDS encoding ABC transporter substrate-binding protein: MRSVHRAPRRAVAAVTVALLATAVACAPQPEEDTATGPSGSPGNGCVQGELATKTPGRLTIATDEPAYEPWFRDGDPASGEGFESAVAYAVAERLGYGKGAVVWQRVPFNKAFAPGAKTFDFDINQVSISDERRKAVDFSAGYYDVRQAVIALKGSKAAKAKSVADLKDVTLGAQVGTTSLRYIEDVVRPERPAAVYARNDQAKSALRNGQVDAVVTDLPTAFYITAAEVTDAEIVGQFENRGSAREQFGLVLDKGSALTGCVTAAVEALRRDGTLAELEQRWLSDAVDAPVLK, encoded by the coding sequence ATGCGATCCGTCCACCGCGCGCCCCGCCGCGCCGTCGCCGCCGTCACCGTCGCCCTGCTCGCCACCGCCGTCGCCTGTGCCCCGCAGCCGGAGGAGGACACGGCCACCGGACCGTCCGGGTCCCCGGGGAACGGCTGCGTCCAGGGCGAACTGGCGACGAAGACCCCCGGCAGGCTCACGATCGCGACCGACGAACCCGCGTACGAGCCGTGGTTCCGGGACGGCGATCCCGCGAGCGGCGAGGGCTTCGAGTCCGCGGTGGCGTACGCCGTCGCCGAGCGGCTCGGGTACGGCAAGGGCGCCGTGGTCTGGCAGCGCGTGCCCTTCAACAAGGCGTTCGCACCCGGCGCGAAGACGTTCGACTTCGACATCAACCAGGTCTCCATCAGCGACGAGCGCAGGAAGGCGGTGGACTTCTCCGCCGGTTACTACGACGTGCGCCAGGCCGTCATCGCGCTGAAGGGCTCCAAGGCGGCGAAGGCGAAGAGCGTCGCGGACCTCAAGGACGTCACGCTGGGCGCGCAGGTCGGCACCACGAGCCTGCGGTACATCGAGGACGTGGTGCGGCCCGAGCGGCCGGCGGCCGTCTACGCCAGGAACGACCAGGCGAAGTCGGCGCTGCGGAACGGTCAGGTCGACGCCGTCGTCACCGACCTGCCCACCGCCTTCTACATCACCGCGGCCGAGGTGACGGACGCCGAGATCGTCGGCCAGTTCGAGAACCGGGGCTCCGCGCGGGAGCAGTTCGGGCTCGTGCTCGACAAGGGCAGCGCGCTCACCGGGTGCGTCACGGCCGCCGTGGAGGCGCTGCGCCGGGACGGCACCCTGGCGGAACTGGAGCAGCGGTGGCTGTCCGACGCCGTCGACGCCCCGGTGCTGAAGTGA
- a CDS encoding amino acid ABC transporter permease — protein sequence MTLAKDARGTEDPYVPSERRLERERYKRARARRATAVAALSTLVTGVVLYLVVVNAPGWQRTRETFFDWGYAREAFPKVLEGLWLNVRLLLVCGAAVLVLGMLVAVARTLRGPVFLPLRVLAAAYTDFFRGLPLIITLMIVVLGVPALRLQGVTVDPVLLGGTALTLTYSAYVAEVFRAGIESVHPSQRAAARSLGLTGRQALRHVVLPQAVRRQVPPLLNDLVSLQKDTGLVSIGGAVDAVRAADIIVGRSLNYTPYIVAGLVFVALTIPMTRLTDWVTARTERRRAQGGAT from the coding sequence GTGACCCTCGCGAAGGACGCGCGGGGCACCGAGGACCCGTACGTCCCGTCGGAGCGCCGGCTGGAGCGGGAGCGGTACAAGCGGGCCCGCGCGCGCCGCGCCACCGCCGTCGCGGCGCTGTCGACCCTGGTGACCGGCGTCGTGCTGTACCTGGTCGTGGTGAACGCGCCGGGCTGGCAGCGCACCAGGGAGACCTTCTTCGACTGGGGTTACGCGCGTGAGGCCTTCCCGAAGGTGCTCGAAGGGCTCTGGCTGAACGTCCGGCTGCTGCTGGTGTGCGGGGCCGCCGTGCTGGTCCTCGGCATGCTCGTCGCCGTCGCGCGCACCCTGCGCGGCCCGGTGTTCCTCCCGCTGCGTGTGCTGGCCGCCGCGTACACGGACTTCTTCCGCGGGCTGCCGCTGATCATCACTCTGATGATCGTGGTCCTCGGCGTCCCGGCGCTGCGCCTCCAGGGGGTGACCGTCGACCCGGTGCTGCTGGGCGGGACCGCGCTGACGCTGACGTACTCGGCGTACGTCGCGGAGGTGTTCCGCGCGGGCATCGAGTCCGTCCACCCCTCGCAGCGCGCCGCGGCCCGCTCGCTCGGCCTGACCGGCCGGCAGGCGCTGCGGCACGTGGTGCTGCCGCAGGCGGTGCGCCGGCAGGTGCCGCCGCTGCTGAACGACCTGGTGTCGCTCCAGAAGGACACCGGCCTGGTGTCGATCGGCGGCGCGGTGGACGCCGTGCGCGCGGCGGACATCATCGTCGGCCGCAGCCTGAACTACACGCCGTACATCGTCGCGGGCCTGGTGTTCGTGGCGCTGACCATTCCGATGACCCGCCTCACGGACTGGGTGACGGCCCGGACGGAGCGCCGGCGGGCCCAGGGAGGAGCCACATGA
- a CDS encoding amino acid ABC transporter ATP-binding protein — protein sequence MSEAPGAPVLRMESVRKTFGGSVVLRDVCLEVAPHTVTALIGASGSGKSTLLRCANLLEEIDDGAIWLDGEEITDPRVDQDAVRRRIGVVFQAYNLFPHMTVLENITLAPRRVHGVPRAEAEERARELLERLGLGDRAGAYPDRLSGGQQQRVAIVRALAVRPRLLLLDEITAALDPELVGEVLAVVRDLKDDGMTMVLATHEMGFAREVADQVCFLDGGVVLERGSAEQVFGDPRQERTRSFLRRVVEAGRL from the coding sequence ATGAGCGAGGCCCCCGGCGCCCCGGTGCTGCGGATGGAGTCCGTCCGCAAGACCTTCGGCGGCTCGGTCGTGCTGCGGGACGTCTGCCTGGAGGTCGCTCCGCACACGGTGACGGCCCTGATCGGCGCCTCCGGGTCCGGGAAGTCGACCCTGCTGCGGTGCGCGAATCTGCTGGAGGAGATCGACGACGGGGCGATCTGGCTGGACGGCGAGGAGATCACCGACCCGCGTGTGGACCAGGACGCGGTACGGCGCCGGATCGGCGTGGTCTTCCAGGCGTACAACCTCTTCCCGCACATGACGGTGCTGGAGAACATCACCCTCGCCCCGCGCCGCGTGCACGGCGTGCCCCGCGCGGAGGCGGAGGAACGGGCCCGGGAACTGCTGGAGCGGCTGGGGCTGGGCGACAGGGCCGGCGCGTACCCGGACCGGCTCAGCGGTGGCCAGCAGCAGCGGGTGGCCATCGTGCGCGCCCTGGCGGTACGGCCCCGGCTGCTGCTGCTCGACGAGATCACCGCGGCGCTGGATCCGGAGCTGGTGGGCGAGGTCCTGGCCGTCGTCCGCGACCTCAAGGACGACGGCATGACCATGGTGCTGGCGACGCACGAGATGGGCTTCGCGCGGGAGGTCGCCGACCAGGTCTGTTTCCTGGACGGAGGAGTCGTGCTGGAGCGCGGCAGCGCCGAACAGGTCTTCGGCGACCCGCGTCAGGAGCGCACACGGAGCTTCCTGCGGCGCGTCGTCGAGGCGGGGCGCCTGTGA
- the aroQ gene encoding type II 3-dehydroquinate dehydratase, producing MPRTLANAPIMILNGPNLNLLGQRQPEIYGSETLADVEALCAEAAAAHGGTVDLRQSNHEGELIDWIHEARRNHCGIVINPGAYTHTSIALLDALNTCDGMPVVEVHISNIHKRESFRHLSYVSLRADGVIAGCGVQGYAFGVQRIAALLGPTRTDT from the coding sequence GTGCCCCGCACCCTGGCGAACGCCCCGATCATGATTCTCAACGGCCCCAACCTGAACCTCCTCGGGCAGCGCCAGCCGGAGATCTACGGATCCGAGACCCTCGCCGACGTCGAGGCGCTGTGCGCCGAGGCGGCGGCCGCGCACGGCGGCACGGTGGACCTGCGCCAGTCCAACCACGAGGGCGAGCTGATCGACTGGATCCACGAGGCGCGGCGGAACCACTGCGGGATCGTCATCAACCCCGGTGCCTACACGCACACCTCCATCGCCCTCCTCGACGCGCTGAACACCTGTGACGGCATGCCGGTGGTCGAGGTCCACATCTCCAACATCCACAAGCGGGAGTCGTTCCGGCACCTCTCCTACGTCTCCCTGCGCGCGGACGGCGTCATCGCGGGATGCGGGGTCCAGGGCTACGCGTTCGGCGTGCAGCGGATCGCCGCGCTGCTCGGACCGACCCGTACGGATACCTGA
- a CDS encoding MFS transporter: MLRLATAALAGTAIEFYDFFVYGTAAALVLGPLFFPTVSPLAGTLAAFAAFGVGFVARPLGSVLFGHIGDRHGRRPVLVASLLLTGASTVAVGCLPTYGTIGTAAPLLLVVLRFLQGLGLGGEWGGAVLLTAEHAPAERRALWSSFPQVGPAVGFLLANGSMLALSATLSEAQFAQWGWRVPFWAAGVLAVVGLWLRSSLAESPRFLEIEEPARVPIAEVVRDHWRLVLLTAGALAVGYAIFYAVTTWSLAYATERLEVGRSVMLACVMAAVVIKGALTPVAAVLGDRYGRRPMCLAGCTAAALWMFPMVALLATGAPLLMFLGFLGAMLSFITMFAVIAAYLPELYEPRVRCTGAAVGYNLGGVLGGALTPIAATALAEQGGRVPWAVGAYLTGIALLSLGCFVLLPETRPAPAAAPKPAPVMD, from the coding sequence ATGCTGCGGCTCGCGACCGCCGCCCTGGCCGGCACGGCCATCGAGTTCTACGACTTCTTCGTCTACGGGACCGCGGCGGCGCTGGTCCTCGGACCGCTGTTCTTCCCGACCGTCTCGCCGCTGGCGGGCACCCTGGCGGCGTTCGCCGCGTTCGGGGTCGGCTTCGTGGCCCGCCCGCTCGGCTCGGTGCTCTTCGGGCACATCGGGGACCGGCACGGACGACGGCCGGTCCTCGTCGCCTCGCTGCTGCTGACGGGGGCCTCCACGGTCGCGGTCGGCTGCCTGCCGACGTACGGCACCATCGGGACGGCGGCTCCGCTGCTCCTCGTCGTCCTGCGCTTCCTGCAAGGGCTGGGCCTCGGCGGGGAGTGGGGCGGGGCCGTGCTGCTGACCGCCGAGCACGCGCCCGCCGAGCGGCGCGCCCTGTGGTCGAGCTTCCCGCAGGTCGGGCCCGCGGTGGGCTTCCTGCTCGCCAACGGCTCGATGCTGGCCCTGTCGGCCACCCTGTCCGAGGCGCAGTTCGCCCAGTGGGGCTGGCGGGTGCCGTTCTGGGCGGCCGGGGTGCTGGCCGTGGTGGGGCTGTGGCTGCGCTCGTCGCTCGCCGAGAGCCCCCGCTTCCTGGAGATCGAGGAACCCGCGCGCGTGCCGATCGCCGAGGTCGTGCGCGACCACTGGCGGCTGGTCCTGCTCACCGCCGGCGCGCTCGCCGTCGGCTACGCGATCTTCTATGCCGTGACCACGTGGTCCCTCGCCTACGCCACCGAACGGCTGGAGGTCGGCCGCAGCGTCATGCTGGCCTGCGTGATGGCCGCCGTGGTGATCAAGGGCGCGCTCACCCCGGTCGCGGCGGTGCTCGGCGACCGGTACGGGCGCCGGCCGATGTGCCTGGCCGGCTGTACGGCCGCCGCCCTGTGGATGTTCCCGATGGTCGCGCTGCTCGCCACCGGTGCGCCGCTGCTGATGTTCCTCGGGTTCCTCGGCGCGATGCTCTCGTTCATCACGATGTTCGCGGTGATCGCGGCCTACCTGCCCGAGTTGTACGAGCCCCGGGTGCGCTGCACCGGCGCCGCCGTCGGCTACAACCTGGGCGGTGTGCTCGGCGGCGCGCTCACCCCGATCGCGGCGACCGCGCTGGCCGAGCAGGGCGGCCGGGTGCCGTGGGCCGTCGGGGCCTATCTGACCGGGATCGCGCTGCTCAGCCTCGGGTGCTTCGTGCTGCTGCCGGAGACCCGCCCGGCACCGGCGGCCGCGCCGAAGCCGGCGCCGGTCATGGACTGA
- a CDS encoding calcium:proton antiporter, which translates to MVARLRSLTNRWTFLVPVLAVILLIFTWGRDLPGPVVAVVTAVLAGAVLAAVHHAEVVAHRVGEPFGSLVLAVAVTIIEVALIVTLMADGGDKSSTLARDTVFAAVMITCNGVVGLSLLVGSLRHGTAVFNPEGTGAALATVATLATLSLVLPTFTTSKPGPEFSGVQLTFAALSSLVLYGLFVTTQTVRHRDYFLPITRQGEVISQDDHADVPSTRTAWISVALLGLALVGVVGLAKGVSPTIESGVAAAGLPHAVVGVVIALLVLLPETIAALRSARRDRVQTSLNLALGSAMASIGLTIPAVALASVWLSGPLVLGLGATHMVLLALTVVVASLTVVPGRATPLQGGVHLVLFAAYLELAVNP; encoded by the coding sequence ATGGTCGCTCGGCTCAGGTCGCTCACGAACCGGTGGACCTTCCTCGTGCCGGTGCTCGCGGTGATCCTGCTGATCTTCACCTGGGGACGCGATCTGCCCGGCCCGGTCGTCGCGGTGGTGACCGCGGTGCTGGCCGGAGCGGTGCTCGCCGCCGTGCACCACGCCGAGGTGGTCGCCCACCGGGTGGGTGAGCCCTTCGGCTCGCTCGTCCTCGCCGTCGCCGTGACCATCATCGAGGTCGCCCTGATCGTCACCCTGATGGCGGACGGCGGCGACAAGAGCTCGACCCTGGCCCGCGACACCGTGTTCGCCGCCGTGATGATCACCTGCAACGGTGTCGTCGGCCTGAGTCTCCTGGTCGGCTCCCTGCGCCACGGCACGGCGGTGTTCAACCCCGAGGGCACGGGCGCCGCGCTCGCCACGGTCGCCACCCTGGCCACCCTGAGCCTGGTCCTGCCGACGTTCACCACCAGCAAGCCGGGCCCGGAGTTCTCCGGAGTGCAGCTCACCTTCGCCGCGCTCTCCTCGCTCGTCCTCTACGGCCTGTTCGTGACCACCCAGACGGTCAGACACCGGGACTACTTCCTGCCCATCACCCGTCAGGGCGAGGTGATCAGCCAGGACGACCACGCGGACGTGCCGTCCACGCGCACCGCCTGGATCAGCGTGGCCCTGCTCGGCCTCGCCCTGGTCGGAGTGGTCGGACTGGCCAAGGGCGTGTCGCCGACCATCGAGTCGGGCGTGGCGGCGGCGGGACTGCCGCACGCCGTGGTCGGCGTCGTCATCGCCCTGCTGGTGCTGCTGCCGGAGACCATCGCCGCCCTGCGCTCCGCCCGCCGCGACCGGGTGCAGACCAGCCTCAACCTGGCCCTGGGCTCCGCCATGGCCAGCATCGGCCTGACCATCCCTGCCGTGGCCCTGGCCTCCGTCTGGCTGTCGGGACCGCTCGTCCTCGGACTCGGAGCCACGCACATGGTGCTGCTCGCCCTGACAGTGGTCGTGGCCTCGCTGACGGTGGTGCCGGGACGGGCCACCCCGCTCCAGGGCGGTGTCCACCTGGTGCTGTTCGCGGCGTACCTGGAGCTGGCCGTCAACCCCTGA
- a CDS encoding TerC family protein, producing MEVSLTLWVLTVVGLAALIAVDFFIGRKPHDVSIKEAGIWTVVWIVLAGLFGLGLLVFGGGQPAGEFFAGFITEKSLSVDNLFVFVLIMAKFAVPSQYQQRVLLIGVLIALVLRAIFIAAGAAILASFSWVFYLFGAFLIWTAWKLIQEARADQEDEEYEENKLLKAVERRFGVADRYHGTKLWIQENGKRVMTPMLVVMLAIGTTDVLFALDSIPAIFGLTQDPYIVFTANAFALMGLRQLYFLIGGLLKKLVHLSYGLSIILGFIGVKLVLHALHESGVHVPEISIPVSLGVICTVLVVTTITSLRASRKQAEAEAADERAGKDSIDA from the coding sequence GTGGAAGTTTCCCTGACCCTGTGGGTCCTTACGGTCGTGGGCCTGGCCGCCCTGATCGCGGTCGATTTCTTCATCGGCCGCAAGCCCCATGACGTGTCCATCAAGGAAGCCGGGATCTGGACCGTCGTCTGGATCGTCCTGGCCGGACTGTTCGGCCTCGGCCTGCTCGTCTTCGGCGGCGGCCAGCCCGCCGGAGAGTTCTTCGCCGGCTTCATCACCGAGAAGTCGCTGAGCGTCGACAACCTGTTCGTCTTCGTCCTGATCATGGCGAAGTTCGCGGTTCCGTCGCAGTACCAGCAGCGGGTGCTGCTCATAGGCGTCCTCATCGCCCTGGTGCTGCGCGCGATCTTCATCGCCGCCGGCGCCGCGATCCTCGCCAGCTTCTCGTGGGTGTTCTACCTCTTCGGCGCCTTCCTGATCTGGACCGCCTGGAAGCTCATCCAGGAGGCCCGGGCCGATCAGGAGGACGAGGAGTACGAGGAGAACAAGCTGCTCAAGGCCGTCGAGCGCCGCTTCGGCGTGGCCGACCGGTACCACGGCACCAAGCTGTGGATCCAGGAGAACGGCAAGCGGGTCATGACCCCGATGCTGGTCGTGATGCTCGCCATCGGCACCACCGACGTACTGTTCGCCCTGGACTCCATCCCCGCGATCTTCGGCCTCACCCAGGACCCGTACATCGTCTTCACCGCGAACGCCTTCGCCCTGATGGGTCTGCGGCAGCTGTACTTCCTCATCGGCGGGCTGCTGAAGAAGCTGGTCCACCTGTCGTACGGCCTGTCGATCATCCTGGGCTTCATCGGCGTCAAGCTGGTGCTGCACGCCCTGCACGAGTCCGGTGTGCACGTCCCGGAGATCAGCATCCCGGTCTCCCTCGGCGTGATCTGCACCGTCCTGGTCGTCACCACGATCACCAGCCTGCGGGCCTCCAGGAAGCAGGCCGAGGCCGAGGCGGCGGACGAGCGGGCCGGCAAGGACAGCATCGACGCCTGA